A portion of the Pedobacter cryoconitis genome contains these proteins:
- a CDS encoding LLM class flavin-dependent oxidoreductase — protein MVNETHQKKLSSIPYSVLDLATVVAGKTPSDTFINSVDLAQNAEKFGYTRYWLAEHHNMISVASSATSLLIGHIAGNTKTIRVGSGGIMLPNHSPLIVAEQFGTLASLYPGRIDLGLGRAPGTDQTTAMAIRGERFNAVHDFPQDIIKLQTFFSADNANSRVRAIPGEGLDIPIWVLGSSTDSARLAAAMGLPYAFASHFAPAQFLTAINLYRQNFKPSEHLKEPYVISCINVIAADTDAEADRLSTSLKRFFMGVVTGKLELLQPPVDHMNDVWTDYEEEAVSQMIACSFFGSPETIKEDMESFIKQTGVDEVMVTSHIFDHQARLHSYQLFAELMKG, from the coding sequence ATGGTAAATGAAACACATCAAAAGAAACTATCAAGTATCCCATATTCAGTATTAGATTTAGCAACAGTAGTTGCAGGAAAGACACCTTCTGATACTTTTATCAATAGCGTTGATCTGGCGCAAAATGCAGAGAAATTTGGTTATACCAGGTATTGGCTGGCAGAACATCACAACATGATTAGTGTGGCCAGCTCTGCAACTTCGCTGCTGATCGGTCATATCGCAGGGAATACCAAGACCATCCGGGTAGGTTCTGGCGGAATTATGCTGCCTAACCACTCCCCGTTAATCGTTGCAGAACAGTTTGGAACTTTGGCCTCGTTATATCCAGGAAGAATAGATTTAGGCCTCGGTCGTGCGCCGGGGACAGATCAAACCACTGCAATGGCTATCAGAGGAGAGCGCTTTAACGCGGTGCATGACTTCCCGCAAGATATTATCAAATTACAAACTTTTTTCTCTGCAGATAATGCAAATAGCCGTGTCAGAGCAATTCCGGGTGAAGGACTCGACATTCCAATCTGGGTACTGGGGTCAAGTACTGACAGTGCACGTTTAGCTGCCGCTATGGGACTTCCTTATGCTTTTGCAAGTCATTTTGCTCCGGCACAATTCCTGACAGCAATCAACCTTTACCGTCAGAATTTCAAACCTTCTGAACATCTTAAAGAACCATATGTAATCTCTTGTATCAATGTAATCGCTGCAGATACAGATGCGGAAGCAGACAGACTGTCCACTTCTTTAAAACGCTTTTTTATGGGAGTTGTAACCGGTAAACTTGAACTACTGCAACCTCCGGTTGACCATATGAATGACGTGTGGACTGACTACGAAGAAGAAGCAGTGAGCCAAATGATAGCCTGTTCATTTTTTGGTAGTCCTGAAACTATCAAAGAAGATATGGAATCTTTTATTAAACAGACCGGAGTTGATGAGGTCATGGTTACTTCTCACATTTTTGATCATCAGGCAAGATTGCATTCGTACCAGCTTTTTGCAGAGCTGATGAAGGGGTAA
- a CDS encoding aldo/keto reductase: MEYRQLGASGLKVPVLSFGTATFGGGNEFFKAWGSTQADEASRLINLCLDAGVNLFDTANVYSNGLSEEILGQALKGLRNKVLISTKATFAMADGPNDLGSSRFHLLKQCEDSLKRLNTDHIDIYHMHGFDATTPVEETLKTLENLVESGKVRYIACSNFSGWHLMKSLSVSERYGWSRYIAHQAYYSLLDREFEWELMPLGIDQKVGTIVWSPLASGRLSGKYRRNQPLPENNRVQQGGGHGPALDEERLYTIMDALDIVAEETGKTVAQVSLNWLLQRPTVSNIVIGARNEEQLKQNLEAIGWNLNTDQVKRLDEASQLEPVYPYWHQRQSLQLNPLPEFYKG, translated from the coding sequence ATGGAATACAGACAATTAGGCGCATCGGGACTTAAAGTGCCCGTATTAAGTTTTGGTACTGCAACTTTTGGTGGTGGAAATGAATTCTTTAAAGCCTGGGGAAGTACACAAGCAGATGAAGCAAGCAGACTGATCAACCTTTGCCTGGATGCAGGTGTTAATCTTTTTGATACTGCGAACGTATATTCTAACGGACTTTCGGAAGAAATTTTAGGGCAAGCCCTCAAAGGGTTGCGCAATAAAGTTTTAATCTCCACTAAAGCTACTTTTGCAATGGCTGACGGACCAAATGATCTGGGATCTTCCAGATTTCATTTGCTAAAGCAATGTGAAGACAGTTTAAAAAGACTGAATACTGATCACATTGACATTTATCACATGCACGGTTTTGATGCAACTACACCAGTTGAAGAAACCTTGAAGACTTTAGAAAACCTGGTAGAAAGTGGTAAAGTACGTTATATAGCCTGCTCTAATTTTTCAGGCTGGCACTTAATGAAATCCCTTTCAGTTTCCGAAAGATACGGATGGTCCAGATATATCGCCCACCAAGCCTATTATTCTTTGCTTGACCGGGAATTTGAATGGGAATTAATGCCATTAGGAATCGATCAGAAAGTTGGGACGATTGTATGGAGCCCTTTGGCTTCGGGACGTTTATCAGGAAAATACAGACGCAACCAACCACTTCCTGAGAATAACCGTGTACAACAGGGAGGAGGGCATGGACCTGCTCTAGATGAAGAACGTTTATATACAATCATGGATGCACTGGACATTGTAGCCGAAGAAACAGGTAAAACTGTTGCACAGGTCTCATTAAACTGGCTATTACAGCGTCCTACGGTTTCAAATATTGTAATTGGGGCTAGAAATGAAGAGCAATTGAAACAAAATCTGGAAGCAATAGGCTGGAACCTGAATACAGATCAGGTGAAAAGACTAGATGAGGCTAGTCAACTGGAGCCGGTTTATCCTTACTGGCACCAAAGACAAAGTTTGCAATTAAACCCATTGCCAGAATTTTATAAAGGATAA
- a CDS encoding DUF2147 domain-containing protein yields MKYISLLLLITAISFTGFAQNKDAILGQWVNSTGEAHVEIYKKESKYFGKIVWLKAPKDEKGNAKTDIKNPDAKLKSRPILGMEMLKDFVFEDGKWTDGKIYDPKSGKTYSCNMNLKDNGDLNMRGYIGISIIGRSEVWKKVK; encoded by the coding sequence ATGAAATACATTTCACTGCTTTTACTGATTACGGCAATCTCCTTCACAGGTTTTGCACAAAACAAAGATGCTATTCTTGGTCAATGGGTTAACTCCACAGGGGAGGCACATGTAGAGATTTATAAAAAAGAGTCTAAATATTTCGGTAAGATTGTATGGCTTAAGGCTCCGAAAGATGAAAAAGGCAATGCAAAAACGGATATAAAAAATCCTGATGCCAAACTGAAGTCAAGACCTATATTAGGAATGGAAATGCTTAAAGACTTTGTTTTTGAGGATGGTAAATGGACTGACGGAAAAATCTATGATCCTAAATCGGGTAAAACCTATAGCTGTAATATGAACCTTAAAGACAACGGTGATTTGAATATGCGCGGGTATATCGGTATCTCGATTATTGGAAGATCTGAAGTCTGGAAAAAAGTTAAATAA
- a CDS encoding WD40/YVTN/BNR-like repeat-containing protein yields MRILLYLLLLTPFAVFSQTYELSTVSTGTNTSIRGMSVVSDSIAWVSGSNGFIGRSIDGGKEWTWTKPKGYEKLDFRDIEAFDKNHAVIVNAGSPAYVLRTEDGGKSWTETYKNLDSAIFLDGMSFWDKKHGIIFGDPIQNHLQLLITDDGGCNWKDVSSRLEQTLATGEAGFAASGTGIKTLPGGKVWIATGGTKSNIYASDNYGLSWKRYDCPILHGKSTTGAFSVDFYNENQGIVVGGDYEKDKENTNNVLLTSDGGKSWSKPSRPVFGFRSGVIWYDDKTCFATGTSGTDVSRDGGMNWYHISEESFNVIQKAKGGKLILLAGGKGLIYSLKIK; encoded by the coding sequence ATGCGAATACTCCTGTACCTTTTATTGCTGACGCCCTTTGCTGTATTTTCACAAACCTATGAACTAAGTACTGTTAGTACTGGAACCAATACCAGTATCAGAGGGATGTCTGTCGTATCTGACAGCATTGCCTGGGTAAGTGGGAGCAACGGATTTATTGGCAGAAGCATAGATGGAGGTAAGGAGTGGACATGGACAAAACCCAAAGGCTATGAAAAACTCGATTTCAGGGATATCGAAGCATTTGATAAAAACCATGCAGTAATCGTCAATGCAGGTTCCCCAGCATATGTTCTTCGTACTGAAGATGGAGGTAAAAGCTGGACTGAAACCTATAAAAACCTGGACTCTGCTATATTTCTTGATGGCATGTCATTCTGGGATAAAAAACATGGGATCATCTTTGGTGATCCCATTCAAAATCATTTACAACTGCTTATTACCGATGATGGAGGATGTAACTGGAAAGATGTATCCTCCAGATTAGAACAGACTTTAGCAACAGGCGAAGCAGGTTTTGCTGCAAGTGGCACCGGAATTAAAACCTTGCCCGGTGGAAAAGTCTGGATCGCTACAGGCGGTACAAAATCAAACATTTATGCTTCTGACAATTACGGGCTGAGCTGGAAAAGATATGACTGTCCGATTTTGCATGGAAAAAGCACTACCGGAGCATTCTCCGTTGACTTCTATAACGAAAATCAGGGGATAGTAGTTGGTGGTGATTATGAAAAAGATAAGGAGAACACCAACAACGTCTTACTCACCAGCGATGGAGGAAAATCATGGTCAAAACCATCCAGACCAGTATTCGGTTTCCGTTCGGGAGTAATCTGGTATGATGATAAAACCTGTTTTGCGACTGGTACCTCAGGTACCGATGTTTCCAGAGACGGAGGAATGAATTGGTATCACATTTCTGAAGAAAGCTTTAATGTCATTCAAAAAGCAAAAGGCGGCAAGCTCATTTTACTTGCCGGTGGTAAAGGGTTGATCTACAGTTTGAAAATCAAATAA
- the pncB gene encoding nicotinate phosphoribosyltransferase — MTIQPVTSIVSILDNDFYKFTMQQGVIRLFPYAKVRYKFINRGKHSFPPGFGDTLRKAVNEMPALRLTREEKKFLQVNCPYLDPLYLDFLEGYRYQPDEVHIEQVGDQLEIHIEGLWYRAILWEVPIMSLICELFYELTHAVRISNEEVIQRTRKKIENYRDLGVTVAEFGTRRRYSYAIHRLVLQTLQQYGEGSFIGTSNVHMAMVHQTKPIGTHAHEWFMFHAARYGFKMANSLGLEHWVQVFRGDLGIALSDTYTTDVFFRQFDKMFSKLFDGVRHDSGDPLLFADKVIAHYERMGIDPKNKTIIFSDALNYEKVARIAGHCRNRIGISFGIGTNLTNDAGPEPMNIVIKMTQAQPQNEQWTDVIKLSDEHGKYTGTEKMITLAKEILEID; from the coding sequence ATGACTATACAACCCGTTACTTCAATTGTGTCCATCCTTGATAATGACTTTTATAAGTTCACGATGCAACAGGGCGTAATACGTTTATTTCCCTATGCCAAAGTGCGTTATAAATTTATAAACCGTGGTAAACATTCTTTTCCACCGGGATTTGGTGATACATTGCGTAAAGCCGTTAATGAAATGCCAGCGCTGCGGTTAACGCGGGAGGAAAAGAAATTCCTGCAGGTAAACTGCCCTTATCTTGATCCGCTGTACCTGGATTTTTTGGAAGGTTATCGTTATCAGCCAGATGAAGTTCATATTGAACAGGTGGGCGATCAGTTAGAAATACATATCGAAGGCTTATGGTATCGGGCTATTTTATGGGAGGTTCCAATTATGTCCTTAATTTGCGAGCTATTCTACGAGCTGACTCATGCAGTTAGAATCAGCAACGAAGAGGTCATTCAAAGAACAAGGAAAAAGATTGAAAACTACCGTGATCTTGGAGTTACGGTTGCTGAATTCGGTACACGCCGGAGGTATTCTTATGCTATTCACCGCTTAGTATTGCAAACCTTACAACAGTATGGGGAGGGCTCATTTATTGGAACTAGTAATGTGCATATGGCAATGGTTCATCAAACCAAACCAATTGGTACACATGCGCATGAGTGGTTCATGTTCCATGCGGCACGTTATGGTTTTAAAATGGCAAATTCTTTAGGTTTAGAGCATTGGGTACAGGTTTTCCGCGGAGATCTAGGGATTGCATTATCTGATACTTATACGACTGATGTATTTTTCAGACAGTTTGACAAAATGTTCTCGAAGCTATTTGATGGGGTTAGGCATGACAGTGGTGATCCGCTGCTTTTTGCGGATAAAGTTATTGCACATTATGAGCGGATGGGTATAGATCCAAAGAATAAAACTATCATTTTTTCTGATGCGCTTAATTATGAAAAGGTTGCCCGCATAGCTGGCCATTGTCGCAACAGGATTGGTATATCCTTCGGTATTGGAACTAACCTGACTAATGATGCTGGGCCTGAACCTATGAATATTGTGATTAAGATGACCCAGGCCCAACCTCAGAATGAGCAGTGGACAGATGTGATCAAATTATCTGATGAGCATGGAAAGTATACAGGTACAGAGAAAATGATTACGCTTGCTAAAGAGATTCTCGAAATTGATTAG